From the Paludisphaera rhizosphaerae genome, the window GCGCCGCAGGCGGTGGCGTTCTGGGCTGATGAGCACGTCGCCCGCGAACTTTGGCTCGACCCGGGGAGCCATGCCCTGCTGCTCAAGCTCAAGCCTGTGTTCTCCACGAATTACACGCTCGACGGGCGGGGCAACGACGGACGAACCATCAGCCTCCGCCTACCGTCCCACGAAGAAGGGCGGGAGGCGGAAGACGCCTTTGAAGCGGCGAAGGCGGGGGCCGCGGCCGCCTCCTGGGCCCTGGACGCCGCCGACAAGGCCGTGAGAGGAGCATCGGATCGGACGGGGAAGGAGTCGATCGAAGCGGTCAAGAAAACCGCGATTGCGGCGGCCTCGGCCGCCCAGGACGCGTTGAAGGCGGCCCACGAGGCGGTGAAAGCGGCACGGGCGGCCGGTCTGCACCGTACCAAGAACAAGCGGGTGATCCAGATCCAGCATCCGCGACCGCCGGCGTGGCTCGGCATGAATGCGCCGTCGGAGACCTCTTCTCAGGGCGCCGCCTCATGAATGAATCGTCCCCTCGCCCCGACGAGGCCCCGGGCGAAACAGCGGCCGCGGAAGCAAAACGCCTGCAAGAAGAGGGGCGCCGGCAGATCGCCAACCTGCTGCGTTCCACCGCCGCGAAGCGCCCCTGGATCCAGAGCGAACTGGACGACGCCGAGAACGAGGTCGTTCTGATCCTGCTCGATCGCGTGGGGTCCAACATCTGGGAGGATCTGAGCCCACGGAAGTTCGGCTCCGAAGCAGCTCGACAGGCGCGTCGAAGCCTTTTCCAGGCGGTGCAGATCGTCTCCGATCGCCTCCGAAATCGCCGACGGGTCGAGATCAAGCCGGGAGACGCTGACTACGACCCCGACGCCGACAAAACGCGTCGCCAGCGGCGGACGATCGCCCCCGACTGGCATCTCGGCGACGACGCCGAACGGGTCGTCGACGATGCTGTCGAGGACGGGGTGCGCATCGACGTCCGCACCGCCCTCGACGGCCTGCAACCGCAACAACGTCGGATCGTCGTCCAGCGCGTCGTTCAGGGGCTGACCTGGGAGCAGATCGCCGCCGAGCTCAAGGTCACAGCCTCTCAAGCTCGTTCCCAATTCTCGAGCGCCCGGTCTGTGCTCGCCGATTGGCTGCGGGCCTACAGCGACGACCTCTGAAATCCTCGGACGACCGAGATCGGGGATGGAAGAAGTCGGAGCTGAGGCCTACGTCCCGGGAGAGTCCGCGGTAAACTGACCGTCGTCCCTGCGAACTCATGAATCTTTCCAGAGACTCGCTCCCTCGGGCTCCTCCCGCAGTCCTCTCCAAAAGCGGCACCATGAAGCGTCCATCGGCCCTCGTCCTCGCAAGCGTTCTGGCGTTCACCGCGTCGCACCACCGCGCGAACGCCGAGGACCATCCCAACATCGTCTTCATCCTGGCCGACGACCTGGGGTGGAACGACACCACGATCAACGGCGAGAGCCAGTTCTACGAGACCCCCAACATCCAGCGGCTGGCGGATCGGGGGATTCGGTTCACCAACGCCTACGTCGCCAACCCGCTCTGCTCGCCGACGCGCGCCAGCATTCTCACCGGGCTGTATCCCGGGCGGGTCGGGATCACGGCTCCCAACTGCCATCTCCCGGCGGTGCGTTTGAACCCCGTCAGTCAGCCGACGGCGCCTCCCGATCAGAAGGCGCTTCCCCAGATCAGCGCGACCCGGCTGAAGACGACGTACCCCAGCCTGGCGAAGACGCTGAAGCAGGCGGGATACGCCACGGGACACTTCGGCAAGTGGCATCTGGGTCGGCCCCCCTATTCGGCGCTCGAGCAGGGGTTCGACGTGGATCTGCCGCATGCGCCGATCCCCGGTCCGGGCCCCAGCTATCTCGGCCCCTGGCCCTTCTGGCCCGACAAGGGAGCGGAGGGAGAGCACATCGAGGACAGGATGGCCAAGGAGGCCTCCGCGTTCATCCGCGAGCACAAGGACGGGCCGTTCTTCCTGAACTACTGGGCGTTCTCCGTCCACAGTCCGTGGACGCCCAAGCCGGACCTGGTCAAGAAGTACGAGGCCAAGGCGGCCAAGCTCCCTCCCGGCGAGCGCCGGCGGAACCCGATCTACGCCGCGATGATCGAGAGCCTGGACGACGCCGTCGGCGTGTTGCTGGAGACGCTGGACGAACTCAAGATCGCCGACCGGACGATCATCGTCTTCACCGGCGACAACGGCGGCGTGAACTGGTTGGACCTCAAGTGGCCCCAGATGTTCGGCCTGAAGACTCCGCCCACGTCCAACGCCCCGCTTCGCGGCGGCAAGGCGTGCCTCTACGAAGGGGGCACGCGTGAGCCCACGGCCGTCGTCTGGCCGGGACGGATCGCCCCAGGAACCGTCACCGACGCCATCCTGTCCAGCGTCGACTGGCATCCCACGCTGCTGGAGATGGCCGGGCTCAAACCGCTGGAGGGCCAGAAGCTCGACGGGATCTCCCAGGTGTCGACCCTCCTGGGCAAGGGCCCCGTCCGGGAGGTCGCCTACTGCTTCTTCCCCCACTTCCTGGGTCACGGCGGCGGCGACCCGCGTTTCGACCTCCTCGCCTGCGTCCCCGGGACGTGGGTCCGCAAGGGAGACTGGAAGCTGATCCGCTTCCACCACGACAACGACGACCAGACCGACCGATTCGAGCTGTACAACCTCAAGGACGACCTCGGCGAAACCAGGAACCTCGCCGCCGACC encodes:
- a CDS encoding RNA polymerase sigma factor encodes the protein MNESSPRPDEAPGETAAAEAKRLQEEGRRQIANLLRSTAAKRPWIQSELDDAENEVVLILLDRVGSNIWEDLSPRKFGSEAARQARRSLFQAVQIVSDRLRNRRRVEIKPGDADYDPDADKTRRQRRTIAPDWHLGDDAERVVDDAVEDGVRIDVRTALDGLQPQQRRIVVQRVVQGLTWEQIAAELKVTASQARSQFSSARSVLADWLRAYSDDL
- a CDS encoding sulfatase; amino-acid sequence: MKRPSALVLASVLAFTASHHRANAEDHPNIVFILADDLGWNDTTINGESQFYETPNIQRLADRGIRFTNAYVANPLCSPTRASILTGLYPGRVGITAPNCHLPAVRLNPVSQPTAPPDQKALPQISATRLKTTYPSLAKTLKQAGYATGHFGKWHLGRPPYSALEQGFDVDLPHAPIPGPGPSYLGPWPFWPDKGAEGEHIEDRMAKEASAFIREHKDGPFFLNYWAFSVHSPWTPKPDLVKKYEAKAAKLPPGERRRNPIYAAMIESLDDAVGVLLETLDELKIADRTIIVFTGDNGGVNWLDLKWPQMFGLKTPPTSNAPLRGGKACLYEGGTREPTAVVWPGRIAPGTVTDAILSSVDWHPTLLEMAGLKPLEGQKLDGISQVSTLLGKGPVREVAYCFFPHFLGHGGGDPRFDLLACVPGTWVRKGDWKLIRFHHDNDDQTDRFELYNLKDDLGETRNLAADRPDLVKELDALIDRHLEDIGAIVPPRNPAYKPKGS